A region from the uncultured Macellibacteroides sp. genome encodes:
- a CDS encoding DUF3109 family protein, which translates to MIEIEDTIVSLDIVEDYFLCDLARCKGACCVEGDSGAPLEKEELAKLEAVLPEVWNDLSPKAQEIIKRQGVAYIDTEGDIVTSIVDGKDCVFTCYDAEGTCKCAIEKAYREGRVDFYKPVSCHLYPIRVTQYRDFRAVNYHKWSVCKPAMILGKKENLRIYKFLKEPLIRKFGESWYQALDTCATELDKRNLSE; encoded by the coding sequence ATGATTGAGATAGAAGATACGATTGTAAGCCTGGATATTGTTGAAGATTACTTTTTGTGCGACCTAGCCAGGTGTAAAGGAGCTTGTTGCGTGGAAGGAGATTCCGGAGCTCCGCTGGAAAAAGAAGAATTAGCCAAGTTGGAAGCCGTATTACCTGAGGTTTGGAATGATCTTTCACCCAAGGCGCAGGAGATAATAAAACGGCAGGGCGTGGCTTATATAGATACGGAAGGAGATATTGTTACTTCAATTGTAGATGGTAAAGATTGCGTTTTTACCTGTTACGATGCCGAAGGTACATGTAAATGCGCTATAGAAAAGGCCTATCGTGAAGGGCGGGTGGATTTCTATAAACCGGTTTCATGTCATCTTTACCCTATCCGCGTAACCCAGTACAGAGATTTTAGGGCTGTAAACTATCATAAATGGAGTGTCTGTAAACCTGCGATGATTCTTGGGAAAAAAGAGAACCTAAGAATATATAAATTCCTGAAAGAACCGTTGATTCGTAAATTTGGAGAAAGTTGGTATCAGGCTCTCGATACTTGTGCTACCGAATTGGATAAACGTAATTTGTCAGAGTAA